The Budorcas taxicolor isolate Tak-1 chromosome 5, Takin1.1, whole genome shotgun sequence genome includes a window with the following:
- the LOC128048434 gene encoding LOW QUALITY PROTEIN: C-type lectin domain family 2 member H-like (The sequence of the model RefSeq protein was modified relative to this genomic sequence to represent the inferred CDS: deleted 1 base in 1 codon; substituted 1 base at 1 genomic stop codon): MLQGNSASEESVEEGRSGKDLXKKCLAIISPVTPAKLCSCILIIFILVAVNVVTLSTLVAARSRKPDLKVLYVTCPEGWIGFGSKCFYFSEESKNWTFSQTSCTKMEAVLAQFEMEEELNFLKRYKGPSDYWIGLSRESSYHAWKWTDNSKYSASFVITGDGERGYLNDLGVSSARSYTDRKWICSKQIMSLNSSRPY; this comes from the exons ATGTTGCAGGGAAACTCTGCCTCCGAAGAAAGTGTGGAAGAGGGGAGATCTG GTAAAGATCTCTGAAAGAAATGCCTAGCAATTATATCTCCTGTTACACCTGCCAAGCTTTGCTCCTGCATATTGATTATCTTTATACTTGTAGCTGTAAATGTGGTGACACTTTCCACTCTTGTGGCAG CGAGAAGCAGAAAGCCAGACTTA AAAGTTCTGTATGTCACCTGCCCAGAAGGATGGATTGGATTTGGGagtaagtgtttttatttttctgaagaatcaaagaattggacattcaGTCAGACATCCTGTACTAAAATGGAAGCTGTTCTTGCTCAGTTTGAAATGGAGGAGGAGCTG AACTTTCTGAAAAGATACAAAGGCCCTTCTGACTATTGGATTGGCCTTAGCAGAGAATCATCATATCATGCTTGGAAGTGGACAGACAACTCTAAATATAGTGCCTC GTTCGTCATCACAGGCGATGGGGAACGTGGCTACCTGAATGACCTTGGAGTTAGCAGTGCCAGAAGTTATACAGATAGAAAATGGATTTGCAGCAAACAAATCATGTCCTTAAATTCTTCAAGGCCTTATTAG